Genomic window (Streptomyces sp. SLBN-31):
CTTGGCGGTCCAGTGGGTGCCGGAGCTCGTGACGTCCGCGTCCCACGCGGAGGTGACGGACGTGCCGGAGGGGAAGTCCCACTCGACGGTCCAGGAACTGATGCTGCTGGAGCCGGTGTTCTTGATGGTCCACTGACCGCCGAAGCCGGTTCCCCAGTCCTGGGTCTTGGTGTACGTGGCGGTGGCGTTCGTCGCGGCCTGGGCGGGGCTCGCGAGGCCGACCAGTCCGGCCAGGGGGAGCAACAGGGTCGCGAACCCTGCCGCGGCTCTGTGTCTGAAGCGCATGCTGCGCCTCCCTCTTCGTCAAGGGGGTGGGGGCGCGACTGAGCCTTCACGCCCACGGTGTCGCGAGAATAGAAAGGTCTGGACCATCGGTCAATAGGTCTGGACCACTTGACTTCCAGCTCCTCCCGGATCCTGCGCGGCCCGGTCAAGGACCGTACCCTGACCGGGCGATGAACGAGGGAGGGGCGCATGGGTGAGACGGACCGCCCCGGGGCCGTCCTGGTGGTGGACGACGACGCGGCCATCCGCCGGTCGCTGGAGCGCGGCCTGCGGCTGAGCGGCTTCGCGGTGCGCACGGCCGAGAGCGGGCAGCAGGCGCTGGCCGCCGTCCGGGACACGCCCCCGGACGTGCTCGTCCTGGACGTGTCGATGCCCGGCATGAGCGGCATCGAGGTCTGCGAGCGGCTCCGCGGCGACGGCCGGGACCTGCCCGTCCTCATGCTCTCCGCGCTGGACGAGACCGCCGACCGCATCGCCGGCCTCCAGGCGGGCGGCGACGACTACCTGGTCAAGCCGTTCGCCCTGCAGGAACTGGTGCTGCGGCTCCGGGCCCTCCTGCGCCGCCGCCCGCCCGCCGGCGAGGTGCTGCGGGTGGCGGGCCTGGTCATCGACCCGGCCGCCCGCACCGCCGAGCGGGACGGCCGGCCGCTGGAGCTGACCCGGCGGGAGTTCGAGCTGCTGGAGGTGCTCGCCCGCAACGCGGGGATCGTGCTCACCCGCGACCAGCTGCTCGACCGGGTGTGGGGCTACGACTTCGACGTGCGCACCGACGCCGTCGACACCTTCGTCAGCTATCTGCGGCGCAAGCTGGAGGCGGACGGCCGCCCCCGGCTCGTGCACACCGTGCGCGGGGTGGGCTTCGTCCTGAGGCGGGAGCCGTGAGGCTCTCCACCCGGATCGGGCTTGCCGTCGGCGTCACCGTGCCGCTGCTCGTCCTGGCCTCCGGCTGGCTGCTGCTCCGGCTCGTCGAACACGACCTGCACAGCGCCGAGGACGACCACCTGCGCACCCGGGCCACCGCCCTCACCACCGACGCCCGCGCCCTGCTGCGGGCCACGGCCAACGACCGTCCCAAGGCCGCCGACACCCGGGAACGCCGTCTCTTCAGCGCGGCCCTGGACGTCGGCGTCCGGGTCGTCGGCCCCGACGCCACCTTCAGCGGCGGCCCCCAGCCGGACGCCTCGGTGCCGTTGCCCGAGCGGACCAGGGGGCCGGTCACCGTCCGCGAGGGCGGCACCAGCTGGCGTGCCCTGTCGAGGACGATCACCACCGCGCGCGGCTCCGGCACCCTCTGGGTCTTCTCGCCCGACGCCGCCGGCCAGGCCCAACTCCGGCTGGTCGGACGCCGGGTGGCGGTGACGACGCTGACCGCGGTGCCGTTGTCCGGCCTGCTCGCCTGGGCCGTGGCCACCGGCGCCACCGGCCCGCTGCGCCGGCTCGGACGCCGGACCGCGGGACTGGACCCGCGCACCAGCGGCACCCGGCTGCCCGACGAGCCGAGCGGGGTCACCGAGGTCGACGAACTGGCGGCCACCCTGCGCACCGTCCTCGCCCGCTACGACGAACAGGCCGCCCGCACCGCCGAGGCCCTCGACACCGCCCGCTCCTTCTCCTCCGCCGCCGCCCACGAACTGCGCACCCCGCTGATGAGCATGGGCACCAACCTCGACATCCTCGCCGCGCACCCCGATCTCCCCGGGGCGGACCGCACGGAGGTCCTGGCCGACCTGCGCACCGAACACGCCCGGCTGCTGAACCTGCTGGTGATGCTGCGCGAACTGGGCCGCGGTGACCTGGTGGAGGCGGAGGCCCTGGGAAGCGTGGACGTGTCGGAGGCGGCGGACGCGGCGGTCGCCGAGGCCCGGCGGCGGGCTCCGGGCGCCCGGATCATGCTGCGGGCCGAGCCCGGCGCGACGGTGCCCGGCTGGGAGCCCGGTCTGCGGCTGCTCCTGGACAACCTGCTGGCCAACGCCCTGACGCACGGTACGGACACCGACGGCCGCGCCACGGTGACGGTGGGGGTGCACCGCGCGGGCGAGCAGGTCGTCGTCACGGTCGACGACGCCGGACCCGGGGTGCCCGCCGATGCCCGCGCCCGGATCTTCGAGCGCTTCGAACGCGGGCCCGCGAGCTCCGGCTCCGGACTCGGTCTGACCCTGGTGGCCCAGCAGGCGGCCCTGCACCGGGGGAGTGTCACCGTCGGGGACGGCCCGTCGGGGACCGGCGCCCGCTTCGAGGTGCGGCTGCCGTCGACCGGCGGGCCGCTCCCCGCGCACCGCGACTGGCTGATCGGCACAGCCGGGACGAAACGGTCACAGAGTTTCCCCAAAGACGGTTCCTAGCCTCCCCTCGCGAGCGGACGGACGAAGGGGGCCGTCCGCGGGAAACGGAGGCAGAGATGCACGTACGACGACACCGGCGCACCCTCCTCGTGGGGGCGGCCGTGGCGGCGGTCCTGGCGGGCACCGCCGGGGCGGCCGTGGCCGAGAGCACGCCGTCGCCGGCGGCGACACCGACCGGCGACGGCGCGCGGGCCCTGTGCAAGCGGGCACCGAAGATCGACCACCGCATCGACCGGGCCCTCGCCCGCCTGAACGCGGGCGCCGACAAGCGCGGTTCCCTCGCCCGCCTGCAGCAGCGCGTGGACAACGCCAAGGCCGCCGGGCACTCCGAGATCGCCACCTATCTCCGGGACCGGCTGACCTTCCGCAAGTCCCTGGTGACGACCCTGGGGCAGCGGCAGAAGGATTTGGCCGACGTACGGACCTGGTGCGAGGACAACCACGAGGGCGCGAGCTGATGCGAGCGGGACTCGCGGCCGCCGCGGTCGTCCTGCTCGCCGCGCTGACCACGGCCTGCGGACCCGACGGCGGCTCGGCCGGAACCCCGGACAAGGCCGCCGCCACACCGTCCGGCTACTCGGAGATGCAGAAGAAGGTGGCCGCCGCCGAGTCCGCGCTCGCCCGGGCGGACGAGGACGCGGCCCGGGACGGCACGGACCGCTGAGAGGAGCGGGCGCGGGGCGGGGGGTCTCAGCGCTCCCCGCCCGGCACCCACAGCACGTCACCGACGTCCTTGTTGGCCGTCCGGGCCAGGATGAACAGCAGGTCCGAGAGGCGGTTGAGGTAGGTCGCGGTGAGCGGGTTCATCGCCTCGCCGTGCACCTCCAGCGCCGCCCACGTCGAGCGCTCGGCCCGCCGTACGACCGTGCAGGCCTGGTGCAGCAGGGCCGCGCCCGGGGTGCCGCCCGGCAGGATGAAGGAGCGCAGCTTCTCCAGCCGCTCGTTGAAGCGGTCGCAGTCCGCCTCCAGCTTGTCGATGTAGAACTGCTCGACCCTCAGGGGCGGGTACTCCGGGTTCTCCACGACCGGCGTCGACAGGTCCGCGCCCACGTCGAACAGGTCGTTCTGGACGCGGGTGAGGACC
Coding sequences:
- a CDS encoding cob(I)yrinic acid a,c-diamide adenosyltransferase translates to MVNLTRIYTRTGDRGTTALGDMSRVAKTDLRISAYADANEANAVIGTAIALGGLDAEVVQVLTRVQNDLFDVGADLSTPVVENPEYPPLRVEQFYIDKLEADCDRFNERLEKLRSFILPGGTPGAALLHQACTVVRRAERSTWAALEVHGEAMNPLTATYLNRLSDLLFILARTANKDVGDVLWVPGGER
- a CDS encoding sensor histidine kinase KdpD → MRLSTRIGLAVGVTVPLLVLASGWLLLRLVEHDLHSAEDDHLRTRATALTTDARALLRATANDRPKAADTRERRLFSAALDVGVRVVGPDATFSGGPQPDASVPLPERTRGPVTVREGGTSWRALSRTITTARGSGTLWVFSPDAAGQAQLRLVGRRVAVTTLTAVPLSGLLAWAVATGATGPLRRLGRRTAGLDPRTSGTRLPDEPSGVTEVDELAATLRTVLARYDEQAARTAEALDTARSFSSAAAHELRTPLMSMGTNLDILAAHPDLPGADRTEVLADLRTEHARLLNLLVMLRELGRGDLVEAEALGSVDVSEAADAAVAEARRRAPGARIMLRAEPGATVPGWEPGLRLLLDNLLANALTHGTDTDGRATVTVGVHRAGEQVVVTVDDAGPGVPADARARIFERFERGPASSGSGLGLTLVAQQAALHRGSVTVGDGPSGTGARFEVRLPSTGGPLPAHRDWLIGTAGTKRSQSFPKDGS
- a CDS encoding response regulator transcription factor translates to MGETDRPGAVLVVDDDAAIRRSLERGLRLSGFAVRTAESGQQALAAVRDTPPDVLVLDVSMPGMSGIEVCERLRGDGRDLPVLMLSALDETADRIAGLQAGGDDYLVKPFALQELVLRLRALLRRRPPAGEVLRVAGLVIDPAARTAERDGRPLELTRREFELLEVLARNAGIVLTRDQLLDRVWGYDFDVRTDAVDTFVSYLRRKLEADGRPRLVHTVRGVGFVLRREP